The Euphorbia lathyris chromosome 3, ddEupLath1.1, whole genome shotgun sequence genome contains a region encoding:
- the LOC136224202 gene encoding early nodulin-like protein 19, with the protein MLVTAFISLFILTAITSTIATDHIVGANKGWNPGINYTLWANNHTFYVGDFISFRYQKTQYNVFEVNQSGYDNCTTEGALGNWTSGKDFILLDNPKRYFFIGGNGQCFNGMKVSVVVHPLPPPSSLANQTSPNSSAPLLSHKGLLLLRALVIPFASFLFGSGWIYHYH; encoded by the exons ATGCTGGTGACTGCCTTCATCTCCTTGTTCATCCTCACCGCCATCACTTCCACCATTGCCACTGACCACATTGTAGGTGCTAACAAAGGCTGGAATCCTGGAATCAACTACACTCTCTGGGCTAACAACCATACCTTTTATGTTGGAGACTTTATCT CATTTAGGTACCAAAAAACACAGTACAATGTGTTTGAAGTGAACCAGAGTGGGTATGACAACTGCACAACAGAGGGAGCATTAGGCAACTGGACCAGCGGTAAAGATTTCATACTCCTTGACAACCCTAAAAGGTACTTCTTTATTGGTGGAAATGGACAGTGCTTCAATGGCATGAAGGTTTCTGTTGTTGTTCATCCTTTGCCTCCTCCATCATCTCTAGCTAACCAAACTTCACCAAATTCTTCTGCTCCTCTCCTTTCCCATAAAGGGTTGCTGCTTCTCAGGGCTCTGGTTATCCCATTTGCTTCTTTTTTGTTTGGATCTGGTTGGATCTACCACTACCACTAG
- the LOC136224200 gene encoding pleiotropic drug resistance protein 1-like isoform X1, translated as MEVAEVYAAGGSLRGGDSFIWRSNASQGFSKSSREDGDDADDDEQALKWAAIQRLPTYDRLKKALFTTSKGGSTEIDVANLGTQKTRTLLDRLVQVAEADNERFLLKLKDRFQRVGIEFPTIEVRFENLTIQTEAHVGSRALPTFLNFSIDILEGLLNALHILPTRKTRLSILQDISGIITPRRITLLLGPPSSGKTTLLLALAGKLDPKLEFSGRVTYNGHDMNEFVPQRTAAYISQNDTHIPEMTVRETLEFSARCQGIGHRYEMLAELLRREKESNIKPDPDIDVYMKAIATEGQEASVVTEYVLKVLGLEACADTMVGNEMLRGISGGQRKRVTTGEMLVGPAKALFMDEISTGLDSSTTYQIVNSIKQCVHILDGTAVVSLLQPAPETYDLFDDIILLSDGQVIYQGPREHALEFFEYMGFKCPERKGVADFLQEVTSRKDQQQYWANKDQPYSFITAKEFSEAFQSFHVGREIQNELSSPFDKAKSHPAALMTKRYGVGKMELLKVSFARELLLMNRNSFVYTFKLVQLVIMAVVGMTIFFRTEMHRDSVIDGGIYVGALFFSVIFIMFNGMSEISMTIAKLPVFYKQRDLLFYPAWAYSLPPWITKIPLVLLQDAIWVFLTYYVIGYDPDVGRLFKQYLVLVLVSQMASGLFRFIAAAGRNMIVANTFGSFALLALFALGGFVLSRGVLVFFFLYKINHQNANSFPKFNGADNIKKWWIWGYWISPLMYGQNAIVVNEFLGKSWSKVLPNSTEPLGVQVLKSRGFFTQAYWYWIGVGALVGFTVLYNFLFTLALTLLGPLQKPQAVVSEEDPSKEPGRKLIESRRGSASRFSSMRTEIIVEDTHHSRKGMVLPFEPHYITFNDIKYSVDMPQEMKNKGVTEEKLELLRGVSGSFRPGVLTALMGVSGAGKTTLMDVLAGRKTGGYIEGNITISGYPKKQETFARISGYCEQNDIHSPNVTVCESLFYSSWLRLPPEVNMETRKMFIEEVMELVELKPLRQALVGLPGVSGLSTEQRKRLTIAIELVANPSIIFMDEPTSGLDARAAAIVMRTVRNTVDTGRTVVCTIHQPSIHIFEAFDELFLMKRGGQEIYVGPLGHHSCHLIKYFEAIQGVPNIKNGYNPATWMLEVTSAAQETAIGVDFADIYRNSELYRRNQALIVELSAPAPGSNDLYFPTEYSQPFFTQCMACLWKQHWSYWRNPQYTAVRFLFTAVISFMFGTMFWDLGSKTTKRQDLFNAMGSMYATIIFLGVQNATSVQPVVAVERTVFYRERAAGMYSPFPYAFAQVVIEFPYIFSQALVYGFIVYAMIGFEWTAAKFFWYLFFMYFTLLYYTFYGMMAVAVTPNQHGASIVSSAFFSLWNVFSGFIVPRTRITVWWRWYAWLCPVAYTLYGLVSSQFGDIKHTLESGETVEDFLRSYFDFKHELLGAIAAAVVGFAALFAFTFALSIRFLNYQRR; from the exons ATGGAAGTTGCCGAAGTTTATGCAGCAGGTGGTAGTTTGCGAGGAGGTGATTCTTTTATATGGAGAAGCAATGCCAGCCAAGGCTTCTCCAAATCTTCAAGAGAAGATGGTGATGATGCTGATGATGATGAACAAGCTTTAAAATGGGCTGCAATTCAAAGATTACCTACATATGATCGTCTTAAGAAAGCTTTATTTACCACTTCCAAAGGTGGATCCACTGAAATCGACGTTGCAAATCTTGGAACACAAAAAACAAGGACTTTGCTTGATAGATTGGTTCAAGTTGCAGAAGCAGATAACGAGAGGTTCTTGTTGAAGCTCAAGGATCGATTCCAAAG GGTTGGAATTGAATTCCCTACCATTGAAGTCCGATTTGAGAATCTAACTATTCAAACAGAAGCTCATGTGGGAAGCAGAGCTTTACCCACATTCCTTAACTTCTCCATTGATATTCTAGAG ggtttgttgAATGCTCTTCATATCCTTCCAACTAGAAAAACACGTTTGTCCATCCTTCAAGACATTAGTGGAATCATCACACCAAGAAG AATCACATTACTTTTGGGTCCTCCAAGTTCTGGAAAGACCACCCTTTTGTTGGCTTTGGCAGGAAAACTTGATCCTAAATTGGAG TTTTCCGGGAGGGTGACTTACAACGGTCACGACATGAATGAATTTGTGCCCCAAAGAACAGCTGCTTATATCAGCCAAAATGATACTCATATACCAGAAATGACTGTGAGAGAAACTCTGGAATTTTCTGCCAGATGCCAAGGGATAGGTCACCGCTATG AGATGTTAGCAGAGTTATTAAGAAGAGAGAAGGAATCAAACATTAAGCCTGATCCTGATATTGATGTCTATATGAAG GCAATCGCTACAGAAGGTCAGGAGGCTAGTGTGGTCACGGAATATGTTCTTAAG GTTTTAGGATTGGAAGCTTGTGCAGATACTATGGTGGGGAATGAAATGTTAAGGGGTATCTCTGGAGGGCAAAGGAAGCGTGTCACAACCG GTGAAATGCTAGTCGGACCAGCAAAAGCGCTGTTCATGGATGAGATTTCTACTGGCTTGGATAGTTCAACTACTTACCAAATCGTGAACTCCATCAAGCAATGCGTTCACATTCTTGATGGAACTGCTGTCGTCTCTCTCCTTCAGCCAGCGCCCGAGACTTATGATCTCTTTGATGACATTATTCTCCTATCTGATGGCCAAGTCATATACCAGGGTCCTCGTGAACACGCACTCGAGTTTTTTGAATATATGGGCTTCAAGTGCCCTGAAAGGAAAGGAGTAGCTGATTTTTTGCAAGAA GTAACATCAAGAAAAGATCAACAACAATATTGGGCAAATAAAGATCAGCCTTACAGTTTTATCACTGCCAAGGAATTTTCCGAGGCATTTCAGTCATTCCACGTCGGACGAGAAATACAAAATGAGCTTTCTAGTCCATTTGATAAGGCCAAAAGCCACCCTGCTGCTCTAATGACTAAAAGATACGGAGTTGGGAAAATGGAGCTGCTTAAGGTTTCCTTTGCTAGAGAGCTCTTGCTCATGAATAGGAACTCATTTGTCTACACATTCAAGCTAGTCCAA CTTGTAATAATGGCAGTCGTCGGAATGACAATCTTCTTCCGGACTGAGATGCATCGTGATTCAGTAATTGATGGTGGAATTTACGTGGGTGCTTTATTCTTTTCCGTCATCTTCATAATGTTCAATGGCATGTCAGAAATTTCAATGACCATTGCAAAGCTTCCGGTATTTTACAAACAAAGGGACCTCCTATTCTATCCTGCATGGGCATATTCTCTTCCCCCATGGATAACTAAAATACCTCTAGTACTTCTACAAGATGCTATTTGGGTGTTCCTTACCTATTATGTTATAGGATATGATCCCGATGTTGGAAG GTTATTCAAGCAGTACCTTGTGCTTGTCCTTGTTAGCCAGATGGCTTCAGGATTGTTTCGGTTTATTGCTGCAGCAGGACGAAACATGATTGTTGCCAATACCTTTGGATCGTTTGCACTTCTTGCACTTTTTGCTTTAGGCGGCTTTGTCTTGTCAAGAGGTGtattagtctttttttttttatataaaattaaccATCAGAATGCTAATTCCTTTCCTAAATTCAATGGTGCAGATAACATCAAGAAATGGTGGATATGGGGATACTGGATATCTCCATTGATGTATGGGCAGAATGCAATAGTAGTTAATGAGTTCCTTGGAAAGAGTTGGAGTAAG GTTCTCCCAAACTCAACAGAACCGTTAGGAGTTCAAGTTCTGAAATCCCGAGGATTCTTCACGCAAGCATATTGGTATTGGATAGGAGTAGGGGCATTGGTTGGATTCACTGTGCTATACAACTTCTTATTCACTCTAGCTCTTACACTCCTCGGGC CACTACAGAAGCCACAAGCTGTTGTATCAGAAGAAGATCCAAGTAAAGAACCTGGAAGAAAACTCATCGAAAGCAGGAGAGGCAGCGCATCCAGGTTCTCATCAATGAGGACGGAAATCATAGTTGAAGACACCCATCATTCAAGAAAGGGAATGGTTCTTCCATTTGAACCACATTACATCACCTTCAATGACATTAAGTACTCGGTGGACATGCCACAG GAAATGAAAAATAAGGGTGTGACAGAAGAAAAATTGGAGCTTTTGAGGGGTGTAAGTGGTTCTTTCAGGCCAGGTGTTCTGACCGCTCTGATGGGTGTTAGTGGTGCCGGTAAAACAACTCTGATGGATGTGCTGGCTGGCAGAAAAACTGGAGGATATATAGAAGGAAACATCACAATCTCTGGCTATCCTAAGAAGCAAGAAACTTTTGCTAGAATTTCTGGATACTGTGAGCAAAATGACATTCATTCTCCAAATGTTACAGTCTGTGAATCTCTCTTCTATTCATCTTGGCTTCGCCTGCCTCCAGAAGTGAACATGGAAACCAGAAAG ATGTTCATCGAGGAAGTTATGGAGCTTGTAGAATTGAAGCCGTTGAGGCAAGCACTAGTGGGATTGCCTGGTGTGAGTGGCCTATCTACGGAGCAGCGCAAAAGGCTAACTATTGCCATTGAGCTAGTGGCAAACCCTTCTATAATATTCATGGATGAGCCAACTTCAGGGTTAGATGCAAGAGCTGCTGCAATTGTTATGAGAACAGTTAGGAACACTGTGGACACTGGAAGAACAGTTGTGTGCACTATCCATCAGCCCAGCATCCACATTTTTGAAGCTTTTGATGAG CTCTTCCTAATGAAGCGAGGAGGACAAGAGATATACGTGGGACCATTGGGTCATCATTCTTGCCATCTGATCAAGTACTTTGAG GCTATTCAAGGAGTCCCTAACATAAAAAACGGCTACAATCCCGCAACATGGATGTTAGAAGTTACTTCTGCAGCTCAGGAAACGGCTATAGGTGTAGATTTTGCTGATATCTACAGAAATTCAGAACTATACAG GAGAAACCAAGCACTTATCGTGGAGCTAAGCGCACCTGCTCCAGGTTCAAATGACCTGTATTTTCCTACAGAGTACTCACAGCCCTTTTTCACCCAATGCATGGCTTGCTTATGGAAGCAACACTGGTCATATTGGCGTAATCCTCAATACACGGCTGTGAGATTCCTCTTCACAGCTGTCATTTCTTTTATGTTCGGGACAATGTTCTGGGATCTTGGATCAAAAAC GACAAAGAGACAAGATCTTTTCAATGCAATGGGATCAATGTATGCAACAATTATCTTTCTTGGTGTCCAAAATGCAACATCAGTGCAGCCAGTAGTTGCTGTTGAAAGAACCGTCTTCTACAGAGAAAGAGCTGCTGGGATGTATTCACCCTTTCCCTATGCCTTTGCACAG GTTGTGATTGAGTTTCCATACATTTTCTCACAAGCTCTGGTATATGGTTTTATAGTCTATGCAATGATTGGATTTGAATGGACTGCTGCCAAGTTCTTCTGGTATCTATTCTTCATGTATTTCACATTATTGTATTACACATTCTATGGCATGATGGCTGTTGCAGTAACACCAAACCAGCACGGGGCCTCCATAGTTTCATCCGCATTCTTTTCACTGTGGAATGTATTTTCTGGATTTATAGTTCCACGAACG AGGATAACTGTGTGGTGGAGATGGTATGCATGGCTTTGTCCGGTTGCATACACGCTGTATGGATTAGTTTCATCACAATTTGGAGATATAAAGCACACTCTGGAGTCTGGTGAAACCGTGGAAGATTTTTTGCGAAGCTACTTCGATTTCAAGCATGAGCTTCTAGGAGCAATTGCAGCTGCAGTGGTTGGCTTTGCAGCACTCTTTGCATTTACCTTTGCCCTCTCAATTAGGTTCTTAAATTACCAAAGACGATAG
- the LOC136224200 gene encoding pleiotropic drug resistance protein 1-like isoform X2 — protein sequence MEVAEVYAAGGSLRGGDSFIWRSNASQGFSKSSREDGDDADDDEQALKWAAIQRLPTYDRLKKALFTTSKGGSTEIDVANLGTQKTRTLLDRLVQVAEADNERFLLKLKDRFQRVGIEFPTIEVRFENLTIQTEAHVGSRALPTFLNFSIDILEGLLNALHILPTRKTRLSILQDISGIITPRRITLLLGPPSSGKTTLLLALAGKLDPKLEFSGRVTYNGHDMNEFVPQRTAAYISQNDTHIPEMTVRETLEFSARCQGIGHRYEMLAELLRREKESNIKPDPDIDVYMKAIATEGQEASVVTEYVLKVLGLEACADTMVGNEMLRGISGGQRKRVTTGEMLVGPAKALFMDEISTGLDSSTTYQIVNSIKQCVHILDGTAVVSLLQPAPETYDLFDDIILLSDGQVIYQGPREHALEFFEYMGFKCPERKGVADFLQEVTSRKDQQQYWANKDQPYSFITAKEFSEAFQSFHVGREIQNELSSPFDKAKSHPAALMTKRYGVGKMELLKVSFARELLLMNRNSFVYTFKLVQLVIMAVVGMTIFFRTEMHRDSVIDGGIYVGALFFSVIFIMFNGMSEISMTIAKLPVFYKQRDLLFYPAWAYSLPPWITKIPLVLLQDAIWVFLTYYVIGYDPDVGRLFKQYLVLVLVSQMASGLFRFIAAAGRNMIVANTFGSFALLALFALGGFVLSRDNIKKWWIWGYWISPLMYGQNAIVVNEFLGKSWSKVLPNSTEPLGVQVLKSRGFFTQAYWYWIGVGALVGFTVLYNFLFTLALTLLGPLQKPQAVVSEEDPSKEPGRKLIESRRGSASRFSSMRTEIIVEDTHHSRKGMVLPFEPHYITFNDIKYSVDMPQEMKNKGVTEEKLELLRGVSGSFRPGVLTALMGVSGAGKTTLMDVLAGRKTGGYIEGNITISGYPKKQETFARISGYCEQNDIHSPNVTVCESLFYSSWLRLPPEVNMETRKMFIEEVMELVELKPLRQALVGLPGVSGLSTEQRKRLTIAIELVANPSIIFMDEPTSGLDARAAAIVMRTVRNTVDTGRTVVCTIHQPSIHIFEAFDELFLMKRGGQEIYVGPLGHHSCHLIKYFEAIQGVPNIKNGYNPATWMLEVTSAAQETAIGVDFADIYRNSELYRRNQALIVELSAPAPGSNDLYFPTEYSQPFFTQCMACLWKQHWSYWRNPQYTAVRFLFTAVISFMFGTMFWDLGSKTTKRQDLFNAMGSMYATIIFLGVQNATSVQPVVAVERTVFYRERAAGMYSPFPYAFAQVVIEFPYIFSQALVYGFIVYAMIGFEWTAAKFFWYLFFMYFTLLYYTFYGMMAVAVTPNQHGASIVSSAFFSLWNVFSGFIVPRTRITVWWRWYAWLCPVAYTLYGLVSSQFGDIKHTLESGETVEDFLRSYFDFKHELLGAIAAAVVGFAALFAFTFALSIRFLNYQRR from the exons ATGGAAGTTGCCGAAGTTTATGCAGCAGGTGGTAGTTTGCGAGGAGGTGATTCTTTTATATGGAGAAGCAATGCCAGCCAAGGCTTCTCCAAATCTTCAAGAGAAGATGGTGATGATGCTGATGATGATGAACAAGCTTTAAAATGGGCTGCAATTCAAAGATTACCTACATATGATCGTCTTAAGAAAGCTTTATTTACCACTTCCAAAGGTGGATCCACTGAAATCGACGTTGCAAATCTTGGAACACAAAAAACAAGGACTTTGCTTGATAGATTGGTTCAAGTTGCAGAAGCAGATAACGAGAGGTTCTTGTTGAAGCTCAAGGATCGATTCCAAAG GGTTGGAATTGAATTCCCTACCATTGAAGTCCGATTTGAGAATCTAACTATTCAAACAGAAGCTCATGTGGGAAGCAGAGCTTTACCCACATTCCTTAACTTCTCCATTGATATTCTAGAG ggtttgttgAATGCTCTTCATATCCTTCCAACTAGAAAAACACGTTTGTCCATCCTTCAAGACATTAGTGGAATCATCACACCAAGAAG AATCACATTACTTTTGGGTCCTCCAAGTTCTGGAAAGACCACCCTTTTGTTGGCTTTGGCAGGAAAACTTGATCCTAAATTGGAG TTTTCCGGGAGGGTGACTTACAACGGTCACGACATGAATGAATTTGTGCCCCAAAGAACAGCTGCTTATATCAGCCAAAATGATACTCATATACCAGAAATGACTGTGAGAGAAACTCTGGAATTTTCTGCCAGATGCCAAGGGATAGGTCACCGCTATG AGATGTTAGCAGAGTTATTAAGAAGAGAGAAGGAATCAAACATTAAGCCTGATCCTGATATTGATGTCTATATGAAG GCAATCGCTACAGAAGGTCAGGAGGCTAGTGTGGTCACGGAATATGTTCTTAAG GTTTTAGGATTGGAAGCTTGTGCAGATACTATGGTGGGGAATGAAATGTTAAGGGGTATCTCTGGAGGGCAAAGGAAGCGTGTCACAACCG GTGAAATGCTAGTCGGACCAGCAAAAGCGCTGTTCATGGATGAGATTTCTACTGGCTTGGATAGTTCAACTACTTACCAAATCGTGAACTCCATCAAGCAATGCGTTCACATTCTTGATGGAACTGCTGTCGTCTCTCTCCTTCAGCCAGCGCCCGAGACTTATGATCTCTTTGATGACATTATTCTCCTATCTGATGGCCAAGTCATATACCAGGGTCCTCGTGAACACGCACTCGAGTTTTTTGAATATATGGGCTTCAAGTGCCCTGAAAGGAAAGGAGTAGCTGATTTTTTGCAAGAA GTAACATCAAGAAAAGATCAACAACAATATTGGGCAAATAAAGATCAGCCTTACAGTTTTATCACTGCCAAGGAATTTTCCGAGGCATTTCAGTCATTCCACGTCGGACGAGAAATACAAAATGAGCTTTCTAGTCCATTTGATAAGGCCAAAAGCCACCCTGCTGCTCTAATGACTAAAAGATACGGAGTTGGGAAAATGGAGCTGCTTAAGGTTTCCTTTGCTAGAGAGCTCTTGCTCATGAATAGGAACTCATTTGTCTACACATTCAAGCTAGTCCAA CTTGTAATAATGGCAGTCGTCGGAATGACAATCTTCTTCCGGACTGAGATGCATCGTGATTCAGTAATTGATGGTGGAATTTACGTGGGTGCTTTATTCTTTTCCGTCATCTTCATAATGTTCAATGGCATGTCAGAAATTTCAATGACCATTGCAAAGCTTCCGGTATTTTACAAACAAAGGGACCTCCTATTCTATCCTGCATGGGCATATTCTCTTCCCCCATGGATAACTAAAATACCTCTAGTACTTCTACAAGATGCTATTTGGGTGTTCCTTACCTATTATGTTATAGGATATGATCCCGATGTTGGAAG GTTATTCAAGCAGTACCTTGTGCTTGTCCTTGTTAGCCAGATGGCTTCAGGATTGTTTCGGTTTATTGCTGCAGCAGGACGAAACATGATTGTTGCCAATACCTTTGGATCGTTTGCACTTCTTGCACTTTTTGCTTTAGGCGGCTTTGTCTTGTCAAGAG ATAACATCAAGAAATGGTGGATATGGGGATACTGGATATCTCCATTGATGTATGGGCAGAATGCAATAGTAGTTAATGAGTTCCTTGGAAAGAGTTGGAGTAAG GTTCTCCCAAACTCAACAGAACCGTTAGGAGTTCAAGTTCTGAAATCCCGAGGATTCTTCACGCAAGCATATTGGTATTGGATAGGAGTAGGGGCATTGGTTGGATTCACTGTGCTATACAACTTCTTATTCACTCTAGCTCTTACACTCCTCGGGC CACTACAGAAGCCACAAGCTGTTGTATCAGAAGAAGATCCAAGTAAAGAACCTGGAAGAAAACTCATCGAAAGCAGGAGAGGCAGCGCATCCAGGTTCTCATCAATGAGGACGGAAATCATAGTTGAAGACACCCATCATTCAAGAAAGGGAATGGTTCTTCCATTTGAACCACATTACATCACCTTCAATGACATTAAGTACTCGGTGGACATGCCACAG GAAATGAAAAATAAGGGTGTGACAGAAGAAAAATTGGAGCTTTTGAGGGGTGTAAGTGGTTCTTTCAGGCCAGGTGTTCTGACCGCTCTGATGGGTGTTAGTGGTGCCGGTAAAACAACTCTGATGGATGTGCTGGCTGGCAGAAAAACTGGAGGATATATAGAAGGAAACATCACAATCTCTGGCTATCCTAAGAAGCAAGAAACTTTTGCTAGAATTTCTGGATACTGTGAGCAAAATGACATTCATTCTCCAAATGTTACAGTCTGTGAATCTCTCTTCTATTCATCTTGGCTTCGCCTGCCTCCAGAAGTGAACATGGAAACCAGAAAG ATGTTCATCGAGGAAGTTATGGAGCTTGTAGAATTGAAGCCGTTGAGGCAAGCACTAGTGGGATTGCCTGGTGTGAGTGGCCTATCTACGGAGCAGCGCAAAAGGCTAACTATTGCCATTGAGCTAGTGGCAAACCCTTCTATAATATTCATGGATGAGCCAACTTCAGGGTTAGATGCAAGAGCTGCTGCAATTGTTATGAGAACAGTTAGGAACACTGTGGACACTGGAAGAACAGTTGTGTGCACTATCCATCAGCCCAGCATCCACATTTTTGAAGCTTTTGATGAG CTCTTCCTAATGAAGCGAGGAGGACAAGAGATATACGTGGGACCATTGGGTCATCATTCTTGCCATCTGATCAAGTACTTTGAG GCTATTCAAGGAGTCCCTAACATAAAAAACGGCTACAATCCCGCAACATGGATGTTAGAAGTTACTTCTGCAGCTCAGGAAACGGCTATAGGTGTAGATTTTGCTGATATCTACAGAAATTCAGAACTATACAG GAGAAACCAAGCACTTATCGTGGAGCTAAGCGCACCTGCTCCAGGTTCAAATGACCTGTATTTTCCTACAGAGTACTCACAGCCCTTTTTCACCCAATGCATGGCTTGCTTATGGAAGCAACACTGGTCATATTGGCGTAATCCTCAATACACGGCTGTGAGATTCCTCTTCACAGCTGTCATTTCTTTTATGTTCGGGACAATGTTCTGGGATCTTGGATCAAAAAC GACAAAGAGACAAGATCTTTTCAATGCAATGGGATCAATGTATGCAACAATTATCTTTCTTGGTGTCCAAAATGCAACATCAGTGCAGCCAGTAGTTGCTGTTGAAAGAACCGTCTTCTACAGAGAAAGAGCTGCTGGGATGTATTCACCCTTTCCCTATGCCTTTGCACAG GTTGTGATTGAGTTTCCATACATTTTCTCACAAGCTCTGGTATATGGTTTTATAGTCTATGCAATGATTGGATTTGAATGGACTGCTGCCAAGTTCTTCTGGTATCTATTCTTCATGTATTTCACATTATTGTATTACACATTCTATGGCATGATGGCTGTTGCAGTAACACCAAACCAGCACGGGGCCTCCATAGTTTCATCCGCATTCTTTTCACTGTGGAATGTATTTTCTGGATTTATAGTTCCACGAACG AGGATAACTGTGTGGTGGAGATGGTATGCATGGCTTTGTCCGGTTGCATACACGCTGTATGGATTAGTTTCATCACAATTTGGAGATATAAAGCACACTCTGGAGTCTGGTGAAACCGTGGAAGATTTTTTGCGAAGCTACTTCGATTTCAAGCATGAGCTTCTAGGAGCAATTGCAGCTGCAGTGGTTGGCTTTGCAGCACTCTTTGCATTTACCTTTGCCCTCTCAATTAGGTTCTTAAATTACCAAAGACGATAG
- the LOC136224201 gene encoding pentatricopeptide repeat-containing protein At1g80880, mitochondrial, translating to MSIITIATRFQRSLSQLLLPISYHFASSFSPSPPINPIFSFSFSCAAFHQPLSLPSPNPLHFFTFRSFSTQNVKDPFDLLHQRILVHEPLKSGFLHSLKRAAFSPSQAEALVSVDESGIQADKDLVYSAIWELKQDWKLAFLAFKWGQKWGCVDENSSELLVWVLGNHRKFNIAWTLVRDLHRSAMNTRQAILIMIDRYAAANNPSKAIETFHIMEKFKMTPDQEAFYSVLNVLCKHGYIEEAEEFMLANKKLFPLETEGFNIILNGWSNICVHVLEAKRVWREMSNRCITPNATSYVHMISCFSKVGNLFDSVRLYDEMKKNGFSPGIEVFNSLVYVLTRNNCFEESLKCIEKMKAIGLQPDSTTYNSMICPLCEVNNLVEARKVLGTMIEQNVSPTMETYHAFLLGAGFEATLEVLNRMKMAGFAPTEDTFLLILTKLFKLKQSENALKVWVEMKQYEVMPNLTHYTVLVEGLARCGQLTEARKYYADMRSNGFSDDPKLQGLLKEPHQERNSKEKQRVTHVRKDQHGSRKRGRKRKKV from the exons ATGTCAATCATCACTATTGCAACAAGGTTCCAGAGatctctttctcaacttttactTCCTATTTCCTATCACTTCGCTTCTTCATTCTCCCCTTCTCCACCTATAAACCCAatattttccttttccttttcctgTGCGGCATTtcatcaaccactttcactacCTTCTCCAAACCCTCTTCATTTCTTTACTTTCCGCTCTTTCTCCACCCAAAACGTCAAGGACCCTTTCGACCTCCTTCACCAGAGAATCCTTGTCCATGAACCTCTCAAATCAGGCTTTCTTCATTCACTCAAACGGGCTGCCTTTTCTCCTTCCCAAGCAGAAGCCCTCGTCTCTGTCGACGAGTCAGGTATCCAAGCCGATAAGGATCTCGTCTACTCGGCCATTTGGGAACTCAAGCAAGACTGGAAATTGGCGTTTTTGGCTTTCAAATGGGGACAGAAATGGGGCTGCGTTGATGAAAATTCGTCTGAGTTACTAGTCTGGGTTTTAGGGAATCATAGAAAGTTCAACATTGCCTGGACTTTAGTTCGAGACTTGCATCGATCTGCGATGAACACTCGGCAAGCAATTCTTATTATGATTGATCG TTATGCAGCAGCCAATAACCCAAGCAAAGCTATTGAGACATTCCACATTATGGAGAAGTTCAAAATGACACCTGATCAAGAAGCATTCTACTCCGTCCTGAATGTTCTGTGTAAACATGGCTACATTGAAGAGGCTGAAGAGTTTATGCTTGCTAATAAGAAGCTCTTCCCATTGGAGACTGAGGGATTTAACATTATTCTCAATGGATGGAGTAATATATGTGTTCATGTGCTTGAAGCAAAgcgtgtttggagggaaatgtcaAACCGCTGTATTACACCTAATGCAACTTCTTACGTGCACATGATATCCTGCTTCTCGAAGGTCGGAAATCTTTTTGACTCAGTAAGGCTTTATGATGAGATGAAGAAAAATGGTTTTTCCCCAGGCATCGAGGTTTTTAATTCTTTAGTTTATGTACTAACTCGTAATAACTGCTTTGAAGAATCTCTCAAATGCATCGAGAAAATGAAAGCGATTGGTTTGCAGCCTGATTCTACCACTTACAACTCAATGATATGTCCCTTGTGTGAAGTAAATAATCTAGTGGAAGCAAGGAAGGTGTTGGGCACTATGATAGAGCAGAATGTCAGTCCAACGATGGAGACCTATCATGCATTTCTTCTAGGTGCTGGTTTTGAAGCAACTTTGGAAGTTCTTAATCGAATGAAAATGGCTGGTTTTGCTCCGACTGAGGATACCTTTCTCCTAATACTTACCAAGTTGTTCAAACTAAAGCAATCTGAGAATGCATTAAAAGTTTGGGTTGAAATGAAGCAATATGAAGTGATGCCCAATTTGACACATTATACAGTTTTGGTGGAAGGGCTGGCTAGATGTGGGCAATTAACTGAGGCTCGAAAATATTATGCTGATATGAGATCAAATGGATTTTCAGATGATCCCAAGCTCCAAGGACTCTTGAAAGAACCCCATCAGGAAAGGAATAGCAAAGAAAAGCAGCGGGTCACTCACGTTAGAAAAGATCAGCATGGAAGTCGCAAAAGGggaaggaaaagaaagaaagtgtAG